A stretch of DNA from Armatimonadota bacterium:
AAGGCGTGTACACTGGCTTCGAGGGTCATAGGCGGTCCTCCCCGTCTCCCCATGTGGGGTTGGTATCCAACGGGAAGGATACGTCATATGGCCCTCCTTTGGTGTCAACACTAAACCGAAACAGTTCATCCTAGTGCCCGGCGGGGAGGATGAGGCATGGACCCGTCTCTTCTGTCCCCACGAGGCGGCGCGCGCGCTGGCCGAGGCGCCGGAGGAGGGCCCGCTCCGACAGGCGCTGGGGGAGTTCGAGAGGCTCGGGGCGCGCCCGATGGCCGGCGTGGTCAGCCGAAGGCTGCGCGTCATGGGCGTCCGGGGCATTCCGCGCGGACCGCGCCCCACCACCCGCGCGCACCCGCAGGTCTCACCGCGCGCGAGGCGGAGATCGTGAAGCTCATCGCTCAGGGTCTCCGCAATGCCGAGATCGCGACCCGGATGTACGTCTCGGTCAAGACGGTGGACCACCACGTCTCGTCGGTGCTGGCCAAGCTCGGCGTGCGCAGCCGGGCGGAGGTCGTCCGCGAGGCGGCGCGGCTCGGACTTCTCGACGACGCCGCGTAGGCGGAGGGGCCGAGTCCCCCCGGGGGACGACCCCGTGGGGCGCCTCGCGCGGGAGGCGCGTCTCCCGAATCAGTGGCGGAAGTGGCGGATGCCCGTGAAGACCATCGCCATGCCGTGCTCGGTCGCGGCGGCGATGACCTCCGCGTCCCGCACCGACCCGCCGGGCTGGATGACGGCGGTCACGCCGGCCCGGGCGGCGACGTCGATGCCGTCGCGGAACGGGAAGAAGGCGTCGGAGGCCATCGCGGCCCCTTTCGCCCGTTCGCCGGCCGCCTTCACCGCGATCTCCACGGCGCCGACCCGGCTGGTCTGGCCCGCGCCGATCCCGACGGTGGCGCCGCCTCTGGCCAGGACGACGGCGTTGGACTTCACCCACTTCGCCACGATCCAGGCGAACCGCAGGTCGGCCATCTCCTCCGGCGTGGGGGCCCGCGGGGTGACCACCCGCAGGGCCTGCTCGTCCAGGTCCAGGGCGTCGGGCTCCTGCACCAGCACGCCCCCGCCTACCGACCGGATGTCCCAGGCGTTCTCTCTCCTCCGGCCGGGCACCGCCAGCACCCGCAGGGCGGGCCGGCGGGAGAAAGCCGCGCGGGCCGCGTCGGTGAACCCGGGGGCGACGACCCCCTCGGTGAAGATCTCCACCACGGCCTGCGCCGTCGCGCCGTCCACCTCCCGGTTGAAGGCGACCACCCCGCCGAATGCCGAGACGGGGTCGGCCGCCCGCGCGGCGGCATAGGCGGCGGCGAGGGTGGAGGCGGTGGCCACCCCGCAGGGGGTGGCATGCTTGATGATCGCGGCCGCCGGTCCGTCGAACTCGCCGACCAGCCGCCAGCCCG
This window harbors:
- a CDS encoding response regulator transcription factor, which encodes MDPSLLSPRGGARAGRGAGGGPAPTGAGGVREARGAPDGRRGQPKAARHGRPGHSARTAPHHPRAPAGLTAREAEIVKLIAQGLRNAEIATRMYVSVKTVDHHVSSVLAKLGVRSRAEVVREAARLGLLDDAA